In one Corallococcus sp. EGB genomic region, the following are encoded:
- a CDS encoding M48 family metalloprotease, producing MEPLFTPEQLADIHAYHQPYYIRAAVEPLTRLALSALILAVLVRPVYRGAAAAAAALERRFGQRLRRAPVSRAVFSAMDRLWGEPGWGTALLFALFIDLATQLLYAPANVYFFYVLEHRHGLSNDTPATFAWTWFKGGLVGAIALTALVVGLYGLARRVRRWWLVLGVPVALLMLVSSALDPYRARLYFDQTPLPEGPLRSRITALMREADITFSDVVVEKTSVMSKRIQAYFAGQGPTRTIVLNDVILKELSEDEILAAVAHEAGHVNEPRWPARIASSGALMALLFLIDQLLRLSARRGWWGVERAGDIRTLPLVSLAVFVLILLTAPVSGALSRQREREADRYGLALTGDAGAFRRMLVKAARVNKMDPEPPRWVVLQGMSHPPIGERLAALDAP from the coding sequence ATGGAACCGCTCTTCACGCCGGAGCAGCTCGCCGACATCCACGCCTACCACCAGCCCTATTACATCCGGGCGGCGGTGGAGCCCCTGACGCGGCTGGCCCTGTCGGCGCTCATCCTGGCCGTGCTCGTGCGGCCCGTGTACCGGGGGGCCGCGGCCGCGGCGGCGGCGCTGGAGCGCAGGTTCGGCCAGCGCTTGCGCAGGGCCCCGGTGAGCCGCGCCGTCTTCAGCGCCATGGACCGGCTGTGGGGCGAGCCCGGCTGGGGCACCGCGCTGCTCTTCGCGCTCTTCATCGACCTGGCCACCCAGCTGCTCTACGCCCCCGCGAACGTGTACTTCTTCTACGTGCTGGAGCACCGGCACGGCCTGTCCAACGACACGCCCGCCACCTTCGCGTGGACCTGGTTCAAGGGCGGCCTCGTGGGCGCCATCGCCCTGACGGCCCTCGTGGTGGGCCTGTACGGCCTGGCCCGCCGCGTGCGCCGCTGGTGGCTGGTGCTGGGCGTGCCCGTGGCCCTGCTGATGCTGGTGTCCTCCGCCCTGGACCCGTACCGCGCCCGCCTCTACTTCGACCAGACGCCCCTGCCGGAGGGGCCGCTGCGCTCGCGCATCACCGCGCTGATGCGCGAGGCGGACATCACCTTCTCCGACGTGGTGGTGGAGAAGACGTCCGTGATGTCCAAGCGCATCCAGGCGTACTTCGCCGGGCAGGGCCCCACGCGCACCATCGTCCTCAACGACGTCATCCTGAAGGAGCTCTCCGAGGATGAAATCCTGGCCGCGGTGGCCCATGAGGCGGGCCATGTGAACGAGCCCCGCTGGCCTGCCCGTATCGCGTCCTCGGGGGCGCTGATGGCCCTGCTCTTCCTCATCGACCAACTGCTGCGCCTCTCCGCCCGCCGGGGCTGGTGGGGCGTCGAGCGCGCAGGCGACATCCGCACCCTGCCGCTGGTGTCGCTGGCGGTCTTCGTCCTCATCCTGCTCACGGCCCCCGTGTCCGGGGCGCTCTCCCGCCAGCGCGAGCGCGAGGCGGACCGCTACGGCCTGGCGCTCACCGGCGACGCCGGCGCCTTCCGCCGCATGCTGGTGAAGGCCGCCCGGGTGAACAAGATGGACCCCGAGCCCCCTCGTTGGGTCGTCCTCCAGGGCATGAGCCACCCCCCCATCGGGGAGCGGCTCGCCGCGCTCGACGCGCCCTGA
- a CDS encoding tetratricopeptide repeat protein — MGRIIKHEGGEGRTMERGTARRLKAFARGETTWAEVEGMTFEEAKAIAQVGCDLAAAGRLEEARILFEGLVEGNPKDSAAHAALGTVYQKLGRVEDALTEYTHALTGDPRNPVALTGRGELHLRRGERQGFTDIANAVEVDPHGETAAGRRAKSLVKAITLVAVEKLKEGAPT, encoded by the coding sequence ATGGGACGCATCATCAAGCACGAAGGCGGCGAGGGACGGACGATGGAGCGCGGAACGGCGCGCAGGCTGAAGGCGTTCGCGCGAGGGGAGACGACCTGGGCGGAGGTGGAGGGGATGACCTTCGAGGAGGCGAAGGCCATCGCGCAGGTGGGCTGCGACCTGGCGGCGGCGGGCCGGCTGGAGGAGGCGCGCATCCTCTTCGAGGGGCTCGTGGAGGGGAACCCGAAGGACTCGGCGGCGCACGCGGCGCTGGGCACGGTGTACCAGAAGCTCGGGCGGGTGGAGGACGCGCTCACCGAGTACACGCACGCGCTGACCGGAGATCCGCGCAACCCCGTGGCGCTGACGGGCCGGGGTGAGCTGCACCTGCGCCGGGGCGAGCGGCAGGGCTTCACGGACATCGCCAACGCGGTGGAGGTGGATCCGCACGGGGAGACGGCCGCGGGGCGCCGCGCGAAGTCCCTGGTGAAGGCCATCACCCTGGTGGCGGTGGAGAAGCTGAAGGAGGGCGCACCGACGTAG
- the ruvX gene encoding Holliday junction resolvase RuvX, translating to MRTFGLDYGTKTIGVAVSDGLGLTAQAVTTVWRTSLKADLAELSRLVKEHEVTRFVLGLPLNMNGSEGPRAEATRKFAQTLESALGLPVELWDERLSTVAAQRTLLEADVRREKRREVIDQLAAQFILQGWLDAHRPADTGYDDDYDPEG from the coding sequence ATGCGCACCTTCGGGCTCGACTACGGCACCAAGACCATCGGGGTGGCCGTCTCGGATGGACTGGGGCTCACCGCCCAGGCGGTCACCACCGTGTGGCGCACGTCGCTCAAGGCGGACCTGGCGGAGCTGTCCCGGCTGGTGAAGGAGCACGAGGTGACGCGCTTCGTCCTCGGGCTGCCGCTCAACATGAACGGTTCGGAGGGGCCCCGCGCGGAGGCCACGCGCAAGTTCGCGCAGACGCTGGAGAGCGCGCTCGGACTGCCCGTGGAGTTGTGGGACGAGCGGCTGTCCACCGTGGCCGCCCAGCGCACCCTGCTGGAGGCGGACGTGCGCCGGGAGAAGCGGCGGGAGGTGATTGATCAGCTCGCCGCGCAGTTCATCCTGCAGGGCTGGCTGGACGCGCACCGCCCCGCGGACACCGGCTACGACGACGACTACGACCCGGAGGGCTGA
- a CDS encoding glycosyltransferase family 39 protein gives MVPASSPAAPVSPPAVPGLSAVPAPRPEPSTRWLVGLLLVAALLPRLGVFFINENLFGDAVVRTELAERWLAAPHVITSYKDGTFQFGPLHVYLVGAVLSVFERDVAGRLVSLVFGVLSVVPLFALTRRLFGWRAGVAAGLAFSAWGMHLQFSTTAGSEAVSLFFMLAVFALVAEGVEENRFQPLFWGAVLLNFACALRYDAWLYIPLITAALVFSSEDRVASLTRAVGFGLVCLPFPLLWMQGNELAHGDPFFPINAVESFHKQWVADSGGAGGAIGWRLQQLGFWPAVALFTLTPGVALLGGVGMVRAWKEHPETRWLVVMAVLPALYFTLRAAVLLSFVPLARFTVTQLVLLPVFMAPGLAAVVGNRGDLARRAVVGVSAVLAVVMPAALGIYTFRTEGGLHDSLRPVSPTSTNPVAVMQVARFLKEEVASKGGAAAIDDDPRYMDLQVAFFSTLPEMRMARVRWDTFRQRMADARPDVLVRFDGGNLVKDPGVKLDGRTLTLDGVAYEEQDGFTAPLHVYRRQP, from the coding sequence ATGGTTCCCGCTTCGAGTCCCGCCGCCCCTGTGTCCCCTCCCGCCGTGCCCGGCCTGTCCGCGGTGCCCGCGCCCCGGCCCGAGCCGTCCACCCGGTGGTTGGTGGGGCTCTTGCTCGTGGCGGCGCTCCTGCCCCGGCTGGGGGTGTTCTTCATCAACGAGAACCTCTTCGGGGACGCGGTGGTGCGCACGGAGCTGGCGGAGCGCTGGCTGGCCGCGCCCCACGTCATCACCTCCTACAAGGACGGGACGTTCCAGTTCGGCCCGCTGCACGTGTACCTGGTGGGCGCGGTGCTGTCGGTGTTCGAGCGCGACGTGGCGGGCCGGCTGGTGAGCCTGGTGTTCGGCGTGCTGTCGGTGGTGCCGCTGTTCGCGCTGACGCGGCGGCTGTTCGGCTGGCGCGCGGGCGTGGCGGCGGGGCTGGCCTTCAGCGCGTGGGGCATGCACCTGCAGTTCTCCACCACGGCGGGCAGCGAGGCGGTGTCGCTCTTCTTCATGCTGGCGGTGTTCGCGCTGGTGGCGGAAGGGGTGGAGGAGAACCGCTTCCAGCCGCTGTTCTGGGGCGCGGTGCTGCTGAACTTCGCGTGCGCGCTGCGCTACGACGCGTGGCTGTACATCCCGCTCATCACCGCGGCGCTGGTGTTCAGCAGCGAGGACCGGGTGGCGTCGCTGACGCGCGCGGTCGGCTTCGGCCTGGTGTGCCTGCCGTTCCCGCTGTTGTGGATGCAGGGCAACGAGCTGGCGCACGGAGACCCGTTCTTCCCCATCAACGCGGTGGAGAGCTTCCACAAGCAGTGGGTGGCGGACTCCGGTGGGGCAGGCGGGGCGATTGGCTGGCGGCTGCAGCAGCTGGGGTTCTGGCCCGCGGTGGCGCTCTTCACGCTGACGCCCGGCGTGGCGCTGTTGGGCGGGGTGGGCATGGTGCGCGCGTGGAAGGAGCACCCGGAGACGCGCTGGCTGGTGGTGATGGCGGTGCTGCCCGCGCTGTACTTCACGTTGCGCGCGGCGGTGCTCCTGAGCTTCGTGCCGCTGGCCCGCTTCACGGTGACGCAGCTGGTGCTCCTGCCGGTGTTCATGGCGCCGGGCCTGGCGGCGGTGGTGGGCAACCGCGGTGACCTCGCGCGTCGCGCGGTGGTGGGCGTGAGCGCGGTGCTGGCGGTGGTGATGCCGGCGGCGTTGGGCATCTACACCTTCCGCACCGAGGGCGGGCTGCACGACTCGCTGCGCCCGGTGAGCCCCACGTCCACGAACCCGGTGGCGGTGATGCAGGTGGCGCGCTTCCTCAAGGAGGAGGTGGCGTCGAAGGGCGGCGCGGCGGCCATCGACGACGACCCGCGCTACATGGACCTGCAGGTGGCCTTCTTCTCCACGCTGCCGGAGATGCGCATGGCGCGCGTGCGCTGGGACACCTTCCGCCAGCGCATGGCGGATGCCCGGCCGGACGTGCTGGTGCGCTTCGACGGGGGCAACCTGGTGAAGGACCCCGGCGTGAAGCTGGACGGGCGGACGCTGACGCTCGACGGCGTCGCGTACGAGGAGCAGGACGGCTTCACCGCGCCGCTCCACGTGTACCGGCGTCAGCCGTAG
- a CDS encoding PrkA family serine protein kinase: MKDAEKGSWVSRIAAFQDVKTYAELNWEGSFEDYLEIVRKNPKVTRTAFQRIYDMILSHGKSEYIDNKKKLTRYHFFSDERFGGRDAIFGLDVPLMKLVNVFKSAAQGYGTEKRVILLHGPVGSSKSTIARLLKKGMEEYSKTPEGAAYTFSWLTDKKQPDGSVTKEKMKCPMNEEPLNLVPREWRQRIFSELSPPDAGYTIPDGCELCPACRFVFKELMTQYGGDFAKVMDHVHVNRLIFSEKDRVGIGTFQPKDEKNQDSTELTGDINYRKIAEYGSDSDPRAFNFDGEFNIANRGVIEFVEVLKLDVAFLYDLLGASQEHKIKPKKFPQTDIDEVIIGHTNEPEYKKLENNEFMEALRDRTVKIDIPYITKLSEEVKIYEKDFNSRAIKGKHIAPHTLEMAAMWAVLTRLEEPKKHNLSLLQKLKLYNGKTLPNFTEDNIKELRKESVREGLEGISARYIQDKISNALVSDKGEGCINPFMVLNELEAGLKTHSLINTEDARKRMKELLTTVKQEYEDIVKNEVQRAISADEDAIGKLCGNYIDNIKAFTQKEKVKNKYTGIYEVPDERLMRSIEEKIDIPESRKDDFRGEIMNYIGALAVEGKTFNYRTNERLHKALELKLFEDQKDSIKLKNLVSSVVDKETQEKIDLVKDRMMKNYGYCEICSTDVLNFVASIFARGDAKE; encoded by the coding sequence ATGAAGGACGCTGAGAAGGGCTCGTGGGTCTCCAGAATCGCCGCGTTCCAGGACGTGAAGACCTACGCGGAACTCAACTGGGAGGGCTCTTTCGAGGACTACCTCGAAATCGTCCGGAAGAACCCCAAGGTCACCCGCACCGCCTTCCAGAGGATCTACGACATGATCCTCAGCCACGGGAAGTCGGAGTACATCGACAACAAGAAGAAGCTCACCCGCTACCACTTCTTCAGCGACGAGCGCTTCGGCGGCCGGGACGCCATCTTCGGCCTGGACGTGCCGCTGATGAAGCTGGTCAACGTCTTCAAATCCGCGGCCCAGGGCTACGGCACGGAGAAGCGCGTCATCCTCCTGCATGGCCCCGTGGGCTCGTCCAAGTCCACCATCGCCCGCCTGCTCAAGAAGGGCATGGAGGAGTACTCGAAGACGCCCGAGGGCGCCGCGTACACGTTCTCCTGGCTCACCGACAAGAAGCAGCCTGACGGCTCGGTCACCAAGGAGAAGATGAAGTGCCCGATGAACGAGGAGCCCCTCAACCTCGTCCCGCGCGAGTGGCGCCAGCGCATCTTCTCCGAACTGTCCCCGCCCGACGCCGGCTACACCATCCCGGATGGCTGCGAGCTGTGCCCCGCGTGCCGCTTCGTCTTCAAGGAGCTGATGACCCAGTACGGCGGTGACTTCGCAAAGGTCATGGACCACGTCCACGTCAACCGGCTCATCTTCAGTGAGAAGGACCGCGTGGGCATTGGCACCTTCCAGCCCAAGGACGAAAAGAACCAGGACTCCACCGAGCTCACCGGCGACATCAACTACCGGAAGATCGCCGAGTACGGCTCGGACTCCGACCCGCGCGCCTTCAACTTCGACGGCGAGTTCAACATCGCCAACCGCGGCGTCATTGAGTTCGTGGAGGTGCTCAAGCTGGACGTCGCGTTCCTCTACGACCTGCTCGGCGCGTCGCAGGAGCACAAGATCAAGCCGAAGAAGTTCCCTCAGACGGACATCGACGAGGTCATCATCGGGCACACCAACGAGCCCGAGTACAAGAAGCTCGAGAACAACGAGTTCATGGAGGCCTTGCGCGACCGTACGGTGAAGATTGACATCCCGTACATCACCAAGCTGTCCGAAGAGGTGAAGATCTACGAGAAGGACTTCAACTCGCGCGCCATCAAGGGCAAGCACATCGCGCCGCACACGCTGGAGATGGCCGCCATGTGGGCCGTCCTCACGCGCCTGGAGGAGCCCAAGAAGCACAACCTGTCGCTCCTGCAGAAGCTCAAGCTCTACAACGGCAAGACGCTGCCCAACTTCACCGAGGACAACATCAAGGAGCTGCGCAAGGAGTCCGTGCGCGAGGGCCTGGAGGGCATCAGCGCCCGCTACATCCAGGACAAGATCAGCAACGCCCTGGTGAGCGACAAGGGCGAGGGCTGCATCAACCCCTTCATGGTGCTCAACGAGCTGGAGGCCGGCCTCAAGACGCACTCGCTCATCAACACCGAGGACGCGCGCAAGCGGATGAAGGAGCTGCTCACCACGGTGAAGCAGGAGTACGAGGACATCGTCAAGAACGAGGTCCAGCGCGCCATCAGCGCTGACGAGGACGCCATCGGCAAGCTGTGCGGCAACTACATCGACAACATCAAGGCCTTCACCCAGAAGGAGAAGGTGAAGAACAAGTACACCGGCATCTACGAGGTGCCGGACGAGCGCCTGATGCGGTCGATTGAAGAGAAGATCGACATCCCCGAGAGCCGCAAGGACGACTTCCGCGGGGAGATCATGAACTACATCGGCGCGCTCGCGGTGGAGGGCAAGACCTTCAACTACCGGACCAACGAGCGGCTGCACAAGGCGCTGGAGCTGAAGCTGTTCGAGGACCAGAAGGACAGCATCAAGCTCAAGAACCTGGTGTCGTCCGTCGTGGACAAGGAGACCCAGGAGAAGATCGACCTGGTGAAGGACCGGATGATGAAGAACTACGGGTACTGCGAGATCTGCTCCACGGACGTGCTGAACTTCGTGGCCAGCATCTTCGCCCGCGGTGACGCCAAGGAGTAA
- a CDS encoding DUF444 family protein: MTLKIHQDHSRFKQIVRGKIKANLRKYVQKGEMLGKKGKDAISIPIPFIDIPRFKYGHKEQGGVGQGDGDVGQQLGPGAVEPGDGHQAGQGEGDHALEVDVTLEELAQILGEELQLPRIERRQNERIVTQKVKYTGVNTTGPESLRHFKRTFKQALKRQIATGTYDPKMPVIIPTREDRRYRSYKLQELPETNAVIIYMMDVSGSMGDEQKEIVRIESFWLDTWLKHQYKGLESRYIIHDAVAREVDRDTFFHTRESGGTMISSAYKLCRDIIQADYPKSAWNIYPFHFSDGDNWSADDTRQCIEMLRNDILPQVNQFAYGQVESPYGSGQFIKDLREAVGDSNNVSLSEIADKDAIYASIKDFLGKGR; encoded by the coding sequence GTGACCTTGAAGATCCACCAGGACCACTCCCGCTTCAAACAGATCGTCCGCGGGAAGATCAAAGCCAACCTGCGCAAGTACGTGCAGAAGGGCGAGATGCTGGGCAAGAAGGGCAAGGATGCCATCAGCATCCCCATCCCCTTCATCGACATCCCGCGCTTCAAGTACGGCCACAAGGAGCAGGGCGGCGTCGGACAGGGTGACGGTGACGTGGGTCAGCAGCTCGGCCCCGGGGCGGTGGAGCCCGGGGACGGGCACCAGGCCGGCCAGGGCGAGGGAGACCACGCCCTGGAGGTGGACGTCACCCTGGAGGAGCTGGCGCAAATCCTGGGAGAAGAGCTCCAGCTGCCGCGGATTGAACGGCGGCAGAACGAGCGCATCGTCACCCAGAAGGTGAAGTACACCGGCGTGAACACCACGGGCCCGGAGTCCCTGCGCCACTTCAAGCGCACCTTCAAGCAGGCCCTGAAGCGGCAGATCGCCACCGGCACCTACGACCCGAAGATGCCGGTCATCATCCCCACGCGCGAGGACCGCAGGTACCGCAGCTACAAGCTGCAGGAGCTGCCGGAGACGAACGCGGTCATCATCTACATGATGGACGTGTCCGGCTCGATGGGGGACGAGCAGAAGGAGATCGTCCGCATCGAGAGCTTCTGGCTCGATACGTGGCTCAAGCACCAGTACAAGGGACTGGAGTCGCGCTACATCATCCACGACGCGGTGGCGCGGGAAGTGGACCGCGACACCTTCTTCCACACCCGCGAGTCCGGCGGGACGATGATCTCCAGCGCGTACAAGCTGTGCCGGGACATCATCCAGGCGGACTACCCCAAGAGCGCGTGGAACATCTACCCGTTCCACTTCAGCGACGGGGACAACTGGAGCGCGGACGACACGCGCCAGTGCATCGAGATGCTCCGCAACGACATCCTCCCGCAGGTGAACCAGTTCGCCTACGGGCAGGTGGAGTCCCCCTACGGCAGCGGGCAGTTCATCAAGGACCTGCGCGAGGCGGTGGGTGACTCGAACAACGTCTCGCTGAGCGAGATCGCGGACAAGGACGCCATCTACGCTTCCATCAAGGACTTCCTCGGCAAGGGGCGCTGA
- a CDS encoding SpoVR family protein, translated as MPKSLSPRLAALRDEIHGYAKEFGLDFFDTVFEMVSYDEMNMVAAYGGFPTRYPHWRWGMEYEQLAKGYEYGLSKIYELVINNDPCYAYLMESNPEVDQKLVMAHVYGHCDFFKNNFSFRHTNRRMIDDMANHATRVRRWVDKIGVEKVEDFIDRTLSLENLIDQHAPHIRRNPDPQRAEEEAKSNERVEGFKVNREYMRGFINPSEFMDSQRKRAEDEKQQRKRFPERPQRDVLYFLLEHAPLEPWEVDILSILRDEAYYFAPQGQTKIMNEGWASYWHSTIMTRRALKDDEIIDYADHHSGTMGVRPGAINPYKLGIELWRDIEDRWNKGRFGKEWDECDDLRARQAWDKKLGAGREKIFEVRKHYNDITFIDTFLTAEFAQQQKLFVYGFNDKRNSWEILDREFRKVKNKLLTSLTNFGQPIIEVVDGNYENRSELLLAHKHDGQDLKGDYARETLRNLQSLWRRPVNIITRYDGKGTLLRYDGQHHSEKKVEL; from the coding sequence ATGCCCAAGAGCCTCTCACCGCGACTCGCCGCGCTTCGGGATGAAATCCACGGCTACGCCAAGGAGTTCGGCCTGGATTTCTTCGACACCGTCTTCGAGATGGTGTCCTACGACGAGATGAACATGGTGGCCGCCTACGGCGGCTTCCCCACCCGCTACCCCCACTGGCGCTGGGGCATGGAGTACGAGCAGCTGGCGAAGGGGTACGAGTACGGGCTTTCGAAAATCTACGAGCTCGTCATCAACAACGACCCCTGCTACGCGTACTTGATGGAGAGCAACCCGGAGGTGGACCAGAAGCTGGTGATGGCCCACGTCTACGGCCACTGCGACTTCTTCAAGAACAACTTCTCCTTCCGGCACACCAACCGCCGGATGATTGATGACATGGCCAACCATGCCACCCGCGTCCGGCGCTGGGTGGACAAGATTGGCGTGGAGAAGGTGGAGGACTTCATCGACCGGACGCTGTCCTTGGAGAACCTCATCGACCAGCACGCGCCCCACATCCGGCGCAACCCGGATCCGCAGCGCGCGGAAGAGGAGGCCAAGTCCAACGAGCGCGTGGAGGGCTTCAAGGTGAACCGCGAGTACATGCGCGGCTTCATCAACCCCTCCGAGTTCATGGACTCCCAGCGCAAGCGCGCCGAGGACGAGAAGCAGCAGCGCAAGCGCTTCCCGGAGCGCCCGCAGCGCGACGTGCTCTACTTCCTCTTGGAGCACGCGCCGCTGGAGCCCTGGGAGGTGGACATCCTCTCCATCCTGCGCGACGAGGCGTACTACTTCGCGCCGCAGGGCCAGACGAAGATCATGAACGAGGGGTGGGCCAGCTACTGGCACTCCACCATCATGACCCGCCGGGCGCTGAAGGACGATGAGATCATCGACTACGCGGACCACCACTCGGGCACCATGGGCGTGCGCCCCGGCGCCATCAACCCGTACAAGCTGGGCATCGAGCTGTGGCGGGACATCGAGGACCGGTGGAACAAGGGCCGGTTCGGCAAGGAGTGGGACGAGTGCGATGACCTTCGCGCGCGCCAGGCCTGGGACAAGAAGCTGGGCGCGGGGCGTGAGAAGATCTTCGAGGTGCGCAAGCACTACAACGACATCACCTTCATCGACACGTTCCTCACCGCCGAGTTCGCCCAGCAGCAGAAGCTCTTCGTCTACGGCTTCAACGACAAGCGCAACTCGTGGGAGATCCTGGACCGTGAGTTCCGCAAGGTGAAGAACAAGCTGCTCACGTCGCTCACCAACTTCGGGCAGCCCATCATCGAGGTGGTGGACGGCAACTACGAGAACCGCTCGGAGCTGCTGCTCGCGCACAAGCACGACGGGCAGGACCTGAAGGGCGACTACGCGCGGGAGACGCTGCGCAACCTCCAGAGCCTCTGGCGCCGGCCGGTGAACATCATCACCCGCTACGACGGCAAGGGGACCCTGTTGCGCTACGACGGGCAGCACCACTCGGAAAAGAAAGTGGAGCTGTAA
- a CDS encoding peptidoglycan DD-metalloendopeptidase family protein, which translates to MKTASLLCLAALGVASTSEAATHFEIKNRRIEPRQTLAGALHEAALPDEQVTAVISALEGVFDFRKSRVGDQFRLVMRDGELDFFDYRQSAVDEWQVRRDGEKYIGSKRSIDVEKQVSVVSLEINSSLYEATLAAGEDPSIGLVLSDVFAWDIDFYRDVRKGDKAKALVEKFVSKGRVLRYGEVLAATYEGGLVGNKRVFRYVLPNGEANFFQEDGASAKKTFLKSPLKYAHITSSFGSRFHPVLQYVKNHNGVDYGTPIGTPVWAVADGTVVSAGNAGAAGNMVVLRHANGLETQYMHLSRFGDGVRAGQRVRQKQVIAYSGNTGRSTGPHLHFGLKRNGAYANPLTQKFPRADPLPKELTADFLARAHDMAQQLDTVSVAAVAGKAGPPPAAAK; encoded by the coding sequence ATGAAGACCGCTTCCCTCCTCTGCCTCGCCGCCCTGGGCGTGGCTTCGACGTCCGAAGCCGCCACCCACTTCGAAATCAAGAACCGCCGCATCGAGCCGCGCCAGACGCTGGCCGGTGCGCTGCACGAGGCGGCGCTGCCCGACGAGCAGGTGACGGCGGTCATCTCCGCGCTGGAGGGCGTGTTCGACTTCCGCAAGTCGCGCGTGGGCGACCAGTTCCGGCTGGTGATGCGCGACGGAGAGCTGGACTTCTTCGACTACCGCCAGAGCGCGGTGGACGAGTGGCAGGTGCGCCGCGACGGCGAGAAGTACATCGGCAGCAAGCGCTCCATCGACGTGGAGAAGCAGGTGTCGGTGGTGTCGCTGGAGATCAACTCGTCCCTGTACGAGGCGACGCTGGCGGCGGGCGAGGACCCGTCCATCGGCCTGGTGCTGTCGGACGTGTTCGCGTGGGACATCGACTTCTACCGGGACGTGCGCAAGGGCGACAAGGCGAAGGCCCTGGTGGAGAAGTTCGTCTCCAAGGGCCGCGTGCTGCGCTACGGCGAGGTGCTGGCGGCCACGTATGAGGGCGGCCTGGTGGGCAACAAGCGCGTGTTCCGCTACGTGCTGCCCAACGGCGAGGCCAACTTCTTCCAGGAGGACGGCGCGAGCGCGAAGAAGACCTTCCTCAAGAGCCCGCTGAAGTACGCGCACATCACCAGCAGCTTCGGGTCGCGCTTCCACCCGGTGCTCCAGTACGTGAAGAACCACAACGGCGTGGACTACGGCACGCCCATTGGCACCCCGGTGTGGGCCGTGGCGGACGGCACCGTCGTGTCCGCGGGCAACGCGGGCGCCGCGGGCAACATGGTGGTGCTGCGCCACGCCAACGGCCTGGAGACGCAGTACATGCACCTGTCGCGCTTTGGCGACGGCGTGCGCGCCGGCCAGCGCGTGCGGCAGAAGCAGGTGATTGCCTACTCCGGCAACACCGGCCGCTCCACCGGCCCGCACCTGCACTTCGGCCTGAAGCGCAACGGCGCCTACGCCAACCCGCTCACCCAGAAGTTCCCCCGCGCGGATCCGCTGCCCAAGGAGCTGACGGCGGACTTCCTCGCCAGGGCGCATGACATGGCCCAGCAGCTGGACACCGTGTCCGTGGCCGCCGTCGCCGGCAAGGCCGGCCCGCCGCCCGCCGCCGCGAAGTAG
- a CDS encoding DUF2378 family protein translates to MSHPLDDLEARIALTRPGDTVRGLSFAAVLRLVHQRLGRDAAETLRAPLMQRSPVDFFSYPAVDFLRLLAFASEALQPEYGARDEALRACGEAIVGTFFESTVGQTLLRLTSGGGDPKRMYSNAPASYSTAVSYGQREYQALGDKRVRLLFKGDLLPVEVHEGILGGALTALHREGRVRGTERSLGDSEFLIEWT, encoded by the coding sequence ATGTCCCACCCCCTGGATGACCTGGAAGCGCGCATCGCCCTCACGCGGCCGGGGGACACCGTGCGGGGATTGAGCTTCGCGGCGGTGCTGCGGCTGGTGCACCAGCGGCTGGGGCGCGACGCCGCGGAGACCCTGCGCGCGCCGCTCATGCAGCGAAGCCCGGTGGACTTCTTCTCCTATCCGGCAGTGGACTTCCTGCGGCTGCTCGCCTTCGCGTCCGAAGCGCTCCAGCCGGAATACGGCGCGCGCGACGAGGCCCTGCGGGCGTGCGGGGAGGCCATCGTCGGGACGTTCTTCGAGTCCACGGTGGGGCAGACGCTCCTGCGCCTCACCTCCGGCGGCGGAGACCCCAAGCGCATGTACAGCAACGCGCCCGCGTCGTACTCCACCGCGGTGAGCTACGGGCAGCGCGAGTACCAGGCCCTGGGCGACAAGCGCGTGCGCCTGCTCTTCAAGGGCGACCTGCTGCCCGTGGAGGTCCACGAGGGCATCCTCGGCGGCGCCCTCACCGCGCTGCACCGCGAGGGCCGCGTGCGGGGCACCGAGCGGAGCCTGGGCGACTCCGAGTTCCTCATCGAGTGGACCTGA